A genomic window from Treponema maltophilum ATCC 51939 includes:
- a CDS encoding 6-phosphofructokinase, producing MKKAAVKTFGILTSGGDAPGLNAAIRGVARTAIEKYGMRVIGIKNGYRGLMQGDCFELGPDDVSGILTRGGTILGTSREKPFKNAERDPATGLTAVESIKRTYKTLGLDALVVIGGNGTNTTGALLYEEGLNVIGLPKTIDNDLVGTDITFGFHTAVSVATEAIDRLHSTAHSHNRIMIIEVMGHKAGWLALYAGVAGGGDVILIPEIPYKIQTIAKHLQKRKEAGKNFSIVVVAEGALSKTEDDMNKKDFKQNRKTMPRSIAYRVADELEDATGLESRVTVLGYVQRGGTPSAYDRLLATQFGVQAAYMLARGEFGRMAAIVNGKLSSVPLKKVAGKIKAVPMDDSVLLCGKDAGTCFGD from the coding sequence ATGAAAAAAGCTGCGGTAAAAACATTCGGCATTTTAACGTCCGGCGGGGACGCTCCCGGCTTGAATGCCGCGATACGGGGCGTTGCCCGCACCGCAATAGAAAAATACGGCATGCGGGTAATCGGCATAAAAAACGGTTACCGCGGTCTTATGCAGGGCGACTGCTTCGAACTGGGGCCCGACGATGTTTCGGGTATTTTGACGCGCGGCGGAACTATTTTGGGCACTTCGCGCGAAAAGCCTTTTAAAAATGCCGAGCGGGACCCCGCAACCGGCCTTACCGCCGTCGAAAGCATAAAACGCACGTACAAAACGCTCGGTTTGGACGCCCTCGTCGTTATCGGCGGCAACGGTACCAATACGACGGGTGCTTTATTGTATGAAGAAGGGCTGAACGTTATCGGCTTGCCCAAAACAATCGATAACGATTTGGTCGGAACGGACATTACCTTCGGTTTTCACACCGCCGTTTCGGTAGCGACCGAAGCCATCGACCGGCTGCATTCGACGGCGCACAGTCACAACCGCATTATGATTATCGAAGTTATGGGGCACAAAGCAGGCTGGTTGGCTTTATATGCGGGCGTTGCCGGCGGCGGTGATGTTATCCTTATTCCCGAAATTCCGTACAAAATACAAACGATAGCCAAACACTTGCAAAAGCGCAAGGAAGCGGGTAAGAATTTTTCGATTGTGGTTGTCGCCGAGGGCGCCCTGTCTAAAACCGAAGACGACATGAACAAAAAAGATTTTAAACAAAACCGCAAAACGATGCCCCGCTCGATAGCGTACCGCGTTGCCGACGAACTGGAAGACGCGACCGGCTTGGAATCGCGCGTAACCGTTTTAGGCTATGTGCAACGCGGCGGCACGCCGTCTGCATACGACAGGCTTTTGGCGACGCAATTCGGCGTACAAGCCGCGTACATGCTTGCGCGGGGCGAATTCGGCCGTATGGCCGCTATCGTAAACGGTAAACTCTCTTCGGTTCCCCTTAAAAAAGTAGCCGGCAAAATAAAAGCCGTTCCGATGGACGACAGCGTGCTTTTGTGCGGCAAAGATGCCGGTACCTGTTTCGGCGACTGA
- a CDS encoding MarR family winged helix-turn-helix transcriptional regulator: MDKDVNNVSSLLSKISNDISVYLNGKLVEQGFSGIGSSHGFILYRLAQNGRMTMGEIARCIHKDKSTTTFLIKKLEKEGYIQRQRSENDSRITFIFLTEKGEAYTDATEAISHSLIDTCYTGFSDAEKQTLFSLLRRVEKNFAG; the protein is encoded by the coding sequence GTGGACAAAGATGTAAACAACGTATCGTCGCTTTTATCGAAAATTTCGAACGATATTTCCGTTTATTTAAACGGAAAATTGGTCGAGCAGGGTTTTTCCGGCATCGGTTCATCGCACGGATTTATTTTATACCGGCTTGCGCAAAACGGCCGGATGACAATGGGCGAAATCGCCCGCTGCATTCATAAAGACAAATCGACTACAACTTTTCTTATAAAAAAACTCGAAAAGGAAGGCTACATACAAAGACAGCGCAGCGAAAACGACAGCCGCATAACCTTTATTTTTTTAACCGAAAAAGGCGAAGCATACACCGATGCGACCGAAGCGATTTCGCACTCGCTTATAGATACCTGTTATACGGGTTTTTCCGATGCCGAAAAACAAACGCTTTTTTCTCTTTTGCGCCGCGTCGAAAAAAATTTTGCCGGCTGA
- a CDS encoding ATP-binding cassette domain-containing protein: MNENTQNGFELKNADEESRALSQKTIAALLAEYPFVEDFFVQNRLNELGIFEHKNLTFADFLASVSEERSEEEALHKQELYDSFFDFIIQMKNFLNPDDSQGVRSMTILPGTDKSGANENFTKIELYTSQIISIVGPTGSGKSRLLADIEWAAQKDTPTNRTVLINGKLPDKSIRFSANNKLVAQLSQNMNFIMDLSVEEFLRLHAESRLIQNKDDAVRNIIDAANKLAGERFNPHTAVTALSGGQSRALMIADTAILSSSPIVLIDEIENAGIDRRKALELLVSKEKIVLMATHDPALALYADRRIVIKNGGISAVIETSAQEKEILKELEQTDEKIQAMRTKLRSGERLTEF; this comes from the coding sequence ATGAATGAAAATACGCAAAACGGCTTTGAATTAAAAAATGCCGACGAAGAAAGCCGCGCGCTTTCCCAAAAAACAATAGCCGCTCTTTTGGCCGAATATCCGTTCGTCGAGGACTTTTTTGTCCAAAACCGGCTGAACGAATTGGGAATCTTTGAGCATAAAAATCTGACCTTTGCCGATTTTTTGGCTTCGGTTTCCGAAGAAAGATCCGAAGAAGAAGCCCTGCACAAGCAGGAACTCTACGATTCGTTTTTCGACTTTATCATTCAGATGAAGAATTTTTTGAATCCGGACGATTCCCAAGGCGTGCGCAGTATGACCATTTTGCCCGGCACCGATAAATCCGGCGCAAACGAAAACTTTACGAAAATCGAGCTGTACACGTCGCAGATAATTTCGATTGTCGGCCCGACCGGTTCGGGAAAGTCGCGCCTTTTGGCCGATATCGAATGGGCTGCGCAAAAAGACACGCCGACAAACAGAACCGTATTGATAAACGGCAAACTGCCGGATAAATCGATCCGCTTTTCGGCAAACAACAAGCTGGTTGCGCAGCTTTCGCAAAACATGAATTTTATTATGGATTTGTCGGTCGAAGAATTTCTGCGCCTGCACGCCGAAAGCCGCTTAATCCAAAACAAGGACGATGCCGTGCGTAATATTATCGATGCGGCGAATAAGCTTGCCGGAGAACGTTTTAACCCGCACACGGCGGTTACCGCTTTGAGCGGGGGGCAGTCGCGCGCGCTTATGATTGCCGACACGGCGATTTTAAGTTCTTCGCCGATAGTCCTTATCGACGAAATAGAAAACGCCGGCATCGACCGCAGAAAGGCGCTGGAACTTTTGGTTTCGAAAGAAAAAATCGTCCTTATGGCAACCCACGATCCGGCGCTCGCGCTTTATGCCGACCGGCGCATTGTCATAAAAAACGGCGGCATCAGCGCCGTCATCGAAACATCCGCGCAGGAAAAAGAAATCCTGAAAGAACTCGAACAAACCGACGAAAAAATCCAAGCCATGCGCACCAAACTGCGCTCGGGAGAACGGTTAACGGAGTTTTGA
- a CDS encoding GTP-binding protein: MNLVIVSGPPSSGKTSVILKTAEALKEQNIRPGVVKFDCLYTDDDVLYKKAGIPVQKGISGSLCPDHFFVSNIEETVQWGAGENLDLLITESAGLCNRCSPYIKDILGICVIDNLSGINTPKKIGPLLKAADIVVITKGDIVSQAEREVFAAKVNTVNPRAIIMHVNGLTGQGAFELSTLLLRKERDIKSVQGMELRFPMPSALCSYCLGETRIGDNFQLGNIRKMKITGNNNE, from the coding sequence ATGAACCTTGTTATAGTATCGGGGCCGCCGTCTTCGGGCAAAACGAGCGTTATCCTGAAAACTGCCGAAGCGCTCAAAGAACAAAACATTCGCCCCGGCGTCGTAAAATTCGACTGTTTGTATACGGACGACGATGTACTGTACAAAAAAGCCGGCATTCCCGTACAAAAAGGGATTTCCGGTTCGCTGTGCCCCGATCATTTTTTCGTATCGAATATTGAAGAAACGGTGCAGTGGGGCGCGGGTGAAAATCTGGATTTATTGATAACCGAATCGGCCGGCTTATGCAACCGCTGTTCGCCGTACATAAAAGATATTTTAGGCATTTGCGTTATAGACAATCTTTCGGGAATCAATACGCCGAAAAAAATCGGCCCGCTTTTAAAAGCCGCCGATATAGTCGTTATTACCAAAGGCGATATCGTATCGCAAGCCGAACGCGAAGTGTTCGCCGCAAAGGTAAACACGGTAAATCCGCGCGCGATTATCATGCACGTCAACGGCCTGACCGGACAGGGCGCATTCGAGCTGAGCACACTTTTATTGCGCAAAGAGCGCGACATAAAATCGGTGCAGGGCATGGAGCTGCGCTTTCCGATGCCGTCGGCGCTGTGTTCGTACTGTTTGGGCGAAACGCGCATCGGCGACAACTTTCAGCTGGGCAATATACGCAAAATGAAAATTACGGGAAACAATAATGAATGA